One Candidatus Tectomicrobia bacterium genomic window carries:
- a CDS encoding SCO1664 family protein — translation MNPKAHRSRASGSAPGPHAEVRFTFEEAERLLLDAEVEKSELIPQGSNYTFALHLKARKTAFYAVYKPASGERPLWDFPFGTLHRRERSAFLVCRFLGWDFIPPTVIRDGPQGEGSVQLYIPPVGNSNYFTLKEESRPELPLLAAFDLIVNNTDRKGGHCFKGQDGRVWAIDHGLTFHPDPKLRTVIWDYAGLCLGGQPLGDLTRLAEALEDGQGPLRRELDALLDPEEVKVFKRRVRGFLKNPKLPSPQEYRSVPWPLI, via the coding sequence TTGAACCCGAAGGCGCACCGCAGCCGCGCGTCCGGCTCCGCTCCCGGGCCGCACGCCGAGGTCCGCTTCACCTTCGAGGAGGCGGAGCGGCTCCTCCTGGACGCCGAGGTGGAAAAGAGCGAGCTCATCCCGCAGGGGTCCAACTACACCTTTGCGCTCCACCTCAAGGCGAGGAAGACGGCCTTCTACGCCGTCTACAAGCCCGCGAGCGGGGAGCGGCCCCTGTGGGACTTCCCGTTCGGCACCCTCCACCGCCGGGAGCGCAGCGCCTTCCTGGTGTGCCGCTTCCTGGGCTGGGACTTCATCCCCCCGACCGTCATCCGCGACGGCCCCCAGGGCGAGGGCTCGGTGCAGCTCTACATCCCCCCGGTGGGCAACTCCAACTACTTCACCCTCAAGGAGGAGAGCCGGCCCGAGCTGCCGCTCCTCGCGGCCTTCGACCTCATCGTGAACAACACCGACCGCAAGGGCGGCCATTGCTTCAAGGGCCAGGACGGCCGCGTCTGGGCCATCGACCACGGCCTGACCTTCCATCCCGATCCCAAGCTCCGCACCGTGATCTGGGACTACGCCGGCCTCTGCCTGGGCGGCCAGCCGCTGGGAGACCTCACGCGCCTGGCCGAGGCCCTCGAGGACGGGCAGGGCCCCCTCCGGCGGGAGCTGGACGCGCTTCTCGATCCGGAGGAGGTGAAAGTCTTCAAGCGCCGCGTGCGCGGATTCCTCAAGAACCCCAAGCTCCCGTCCCCCCAGGAATACCGGAGCGTGCCTTGGCCCCTGATCTGA